One window of Mesorhizobium loti R88b genomic DNA carries:
- a CDS encoding CobW family GTP-binding protein — MSGTDRPIPVTVLTGFLGSGKTTVLNRLLRRPSLAGAAVIINEFGAIGLDHLLIEASEEQFTLLGNGCICCTVRGDLVATLKALDGRSCAGEVPELTHVIIETTGLADPAPILHTLMAEPEFAGRYVIAGVVATVDAVNGGSTLDRHAEATKQVAVADQLLVTKTDLVSAEALGVLRRRLEAFAPAARQSLAHNGEADFDILDNQHLGAAGDLDRISALLEMAQPDCGPDCAHDHAHHHGHAHHGIQSYSFVIDEPVEWAAFARWLDYVAALRGEDLLRFKGLVHVTEQPERPLVLHGVQHVFHPPVRLDAWPSADRRTRLVFIVRDIPRETIARTLTKFAAIDAASIRAPDRTAA, encoded by the coding sequence ATGAGCGGAACTGACCGCCCCATCCCGGTGACGGTGCTGACCGGTTTCTTGGGCTCGGGCAAGACGACAGTGCTTAACCGCCTGCTGCGGCGGCCGTCGCTTGCCGGGGCCGCCGTCATCATCAACGAGTTCGGCGCTATCGGCCTCGACCATCTGCTGATCGAGGCGAGCGAGGAACAGTTCACGCTGCTCGGCAATGGCTGCATCTGCTGCACGGTGCGCGGCGACCTGGTGGCGACGCTGAAGGCGCTCGACGGGCGCAGCTGTGCCGGCGAAGTGCCTGAGCTGACCCATGTCATCATCGAAACGACGGGGCTCGCCGATCCAGCACCAATCCTGCACACGCTGATGGCCGAGCCGGAATTCGCGGGCCGCTATGTCATCGCCGGCGTTGTCGCCACGGTCGATGCGGTCAACGGCGGATCAACGCTCGACCGTCATGCCGAAGCGACCAAGCAGGTGGCGGTTGCCGACCAGCTGCTGGTGACCAAGACCGATCTGGTTTCAGCGGAAGCGTTGGGCGTATTGCGACGGCGGTTGGAGGCGTTTGCGCCGGCGGCGCGGCAGAGCCTGGCGCACAATGGCGAGGCCGATTTCGACATACTTGATAACCAGCATCTTGGCGCCGCTGGTGACCTTGACCGCATTTCTGCCTTGCTGGAGATGGCCCAGCCCGATTGTGGCCCCGACTGCGCGCACGATCATGCGCATCACCATGGCCACGCGCATCACGGCATCCAGTCCTACAGCTTCGTCATCGACGAGCCTGTCGAGTGGGCAGCCTTCGCGCGCTGGCTCGACTACGTCGCGGCGCTAAGGGGCGAGGATCTCTTACGCTTCAAGGGCCTCGTGCACGTCACCGAGCAGCCGGAGCGGCCGCTGGTGCTGCACGGCGTGCAGCATGTCTTCCATCCGCCGGTGCGGCTCGATGCCTGGCCGTCGGCCGACCGGCGCACGCGGCTGGTATTTATCGTGCGCGACATCCCACGCGAAACCATCGCACGCACGCTGACCAAATTCGCCGCCATCGATGCCGCCAGCATCAGGGCGCCGGATCGCACTGCTGCTTGA
- a CDS encoding ABC transporter substrate-binding protein — translation MQWKSSLVAVAFAGVSLAAMAGTASAAGPTCKDGTIKVGAVSTITGPADFSEVPKATQAAFDAVNAAGGINGCKIDYTIADDKADPAVAAQAARDLIDNKEAVALVGSGSLLDCAVNSATYSRKKVLSVQGLGVDAACFSSPNVAPVNVGPYTLSTAMAYYATNQLKSEKLCAFFIIIGGTQEAYKKAIENWEKISGKKIHLIDLTLPFQGDLTPYVIKARDAGCDAVLTNQVEPQVVQLIKTVDAQKITGIKWLFLAPGYTEQVASALADTKQPIYVGTEWEPFTEKSSPANAQWAADMQKAGRPLTAFSQGGYLAAQLFLKVVASIDGEVTRESVTKALHEMQPITNPLAGSPYVFGTAKVHSPMQATKVMRLEKGAWTVETPDWVVLPRAK, via the coding sequence ATGCAATGGAAATCCAGCCTGGTGGCAGTGGCCTTCGCGGGCGTGAGTCTTGCCGCCATGGCCGGGACGGCATCCGCCGCCGGCCCGACCTGCAAGGACGGAACGATCAAGGTCGGCGCGGTCTCGACCATCACCGGCCCCGCTGATTTCAGCGAGGTGCCAAAGGCGACGCAGGCGGCGTTCGATGCCGTCAACGCCGCCGGCGGCATCAATGGCTGCAAGATCGATTACACGATCGCCGACGACAAGGCGGATCCTGCGGTCGCGGCGCAGGCCGCGCGCGACCTGATCGACAACAAGGAAGCGGTGGCGCTGGTCGGCTCCGGCAGCCTGCTCGACTGCGCGGTCAATTCCGCCACCTACAGCCGCAAGAAGGTCCTGTCCGTGCAAGGCCTCGGCGTCGACGCCGCCTGCTTCTCCTCGCCCAATGTGGCGCCGGTCAATGTCGGCCCCTACACGCTCTCCACCGCGATGGCCTACTACGCCACCAACCAGCTGAAGAGCGAAAAACTGTGCGCCTTCTTCATCATCATCGGCGGCACGCAGGAGGCCTACAAGAAGGCGATCGAGAACTGGGAGAAAATCTCAGGCAAAAAGATCCACCTCATCGACCTGACGCTGCCCTTCCAGGGCGACCTCACGCCCTATGTCATCAAGGCGCGCGATGCTGGCTGCGACGCGGTGCTGACCAACCAGGTCGAGCCGCAAGTGGTGCAGCTGATCAAGACCGTCGATGCGCAGAAGATCACAGGCATCAAATGGCTGTTCCTGGCGCCCGGCTACACCGAGCAAGTCGCCTCGGCATTGGCCGACACCAAGCAGCCGATCTATGTCGGCACCGAATGGGAGCCCTTCACCGAGAAGAGCTCGCCCGCCAACGCGCAATGGGCGGCCGACATGCAGAAGGCCGGCCGGCCGCTGACCGCCTTCTCGCAAGGCGGCTATCTCGCCGCCCAGCTGTTCCTGAAAGTGGTGGCGTCGATCGATGGCGAGGTGACGCGCGAGAGCGTGACCAAGGCGCTGCACGAGATGCAGCCGATCACCAATCCGCTCGCCGGCAGCCCTTATGTCTTTGGCACAGCCAAGGTCCATTCGCCGATGCAGGCGACCAAGGTGATGAGACTGGAAAAGGGCGCCTGGACCGTCGAGACGCCGGACTGGGTCGTGCTGCCGCGGGCCAAGTAA
- a CDS encoding branched-chain amino acid ABC transporter permease: MNALLTSAVAGLTAGGTYALLGVCAVFTYRLVAVVNFTGAAIGTAGTFVLFALYEAGFPLWPSVLAGIAASTVVGVAIGFIMTRWFGEASASTKAAVTVALLVGIIAIGLRLTGGQHPHNMPELFPGSAFRLAGVEVTIASVLTIGLAALFTVLADLFLNTTKVGLNLRALADRPMAAELLGIRVQLLSLLVWGMTGAFTTFALMIIAPQRSPNFMTLSLLVVPALAAALVGLFRSFWRTLAGGIGLGLVEGMASSVDSISQYRSAIPFLVVLAVLLWSQREARWDEAR, from the coding sequence ATGAACGCATTGCTTACATCCGCCGTGGCGGGGCTGACAGCCGGAGGCACCTATGCCTTGCTCGGCGTCTGCGCCGTCTTCACCTACCGGCTGGTCGCCGTGGTCAATTTCACCGGGGCGGCGATCGGCACGGCAGGGACCTTCGTGCTGTTCGCGCTTTATGAAGCCGGTTTCCCGCTCTGGCCCTCGGTGCTGGCCGGCATCGCGGCCAGCACGGTGGTGGGCGTCGCCATCGGCTTTATCATGACGCGGTGGTTCGGCGAGGCCAGCGCCTCGACCAAGGCGGCGGTCACCGTGGCTTTGCTGGTCGGCATCATCGCCATCGGGCTGCGGCTCACCGGCGGCCAGCATCCGCACAACATGCCGGAGCTGTTTCCCGGCTCCGCCTTCCGCCTGGCCGGCGTGGAGGTGACCATCGCCTCGGTGCTGACCATCGGGCTGGCTGCGCTGTTCACCGTTCTCGCCGACCTCTTCCTCAACACCACCAAGGTCGGGCTGAATCTGCGCGCGCTGGCCGACAGGCCAATGGCCGCCGAACTGCTCGGCATCCGCGTGCAGCTCCTGTCGCTGCTGGTCTGGGGCATGACCGGCGCTTTCACCACCTTCGCGCTGATGATCATCGCGCCGCAGCGCTCGCCAAATTTCATGACGCTCAGCCTGCTCGTCGTGCCGGCCCTTGCGGCAGCCCTTGTCGGGCTGTTTCGCAGTTTCTGGCGCACGCTCGCCGGTGGTATCGGGCTTGGCCTGGTCGAAGGCATGGCAAGCTCGGTCGACAGCATCAGCCAGTATCGCAGCGCCATCCCATTTCTGGTCGTGCTTGCCGTTCTCTTGTGGTCGCAGCGGGAGGCTCGTTGGGATGAAGCGCGCTAG
- a CDS encoding branched-chain amino acid ABC transporter ATP-binding protein/permease, translated as MKRASLKASLIVIIAAIVLGGVIAGLLPSYWVFLATSVLITGVALQSLGLVAGRTGMIALCQMSFAGVGAWTVGYLNLAEAPGGLAVWILIGGLAAVPLGVAIGLPALRLRGINLAIVTLSFATAFDTILATMTYPGQTDFLQVPRPELFDSDEGYFVFVLLFYVAVAVTLEVLSRSRLGASWLAVRHSERAAAAHGVSIATAKLSAFAISAFIAGISGGLLAGYLGTLVSENFGMMQSLSLYAVAVMTGAHFAEGAIIGGLLVVMFPEILRRLDLPQDIGNVLFAIGATQALSTGETMSETFRRQLRKLMPARVRAAASAPASDLPSPVSRAAGPALSIDKLTVRYGSVVALDGVSLTVAAGTVAGLIGPNGAGKSTFIDAVAGFLSSYEGSIRLGGKPLEGMPAHLRARAGLRRTWQTNRIAPELTVGGYLALAAKGLSASETRAILGWLDCPDPDTLVVSVDAGTRRLLDVAGVVAARPAVVLLDEPAAGQSHEESVRLGQRIAEIPKLFGSAVLLVEHDMDLVRAVCSEVTVLDFGRVIASGPPAKVLDQGSVKKAYLGIEEESVAA; from the coding sequence ATGAAGCGCGCTAGTCTGAAAGCTTCGCTGATCGTCATCATCGCGGCGATTGTCCTTGGCGGCGTCATTGCCGGCCTGCTACCGTCCTACTGGGTGTTTTTGGCGACTTCGGTGCTGATCACCGGCGTCGCGCTGCAGAGCCTCGGCCTCGTCGCCGGGCGCACCGGCATGATCGCGCTTTGCCAGATGTCGTTTGCCGGCGTCGGCGCCTGGACGGTCGGCTATCTCAACCTCGCCGAGGCGCCGGGCGGGCTGGCCGTGTGGATCCTCATCGGCGGACTGGCGGCGGTACCGCTCGGCGTTGCCATCGGCCTACCGGCGCTCAGGCTGCGCGGCATCAACCTCGCCATCGTCACGCTGTCCTTCGCCACCGCCTTCGACACCATCCTGGCGACCATGACCTATCCCGGCCAGACCGATTTCCTGCAGGTGCCCCGGCCGGAATTGTTCGACAGCGACGAGGGCTATTTCGTCTTCGTGCTGCTGTTCTACGTCGCCGTCGCGGTGACACTCGAAGTGCTCAGCCGCTCGCGGCTTGGCGCGTCGTGGCTCGCCGTGCGCCATTCCGAACGCGCGGCGGCCGCGCACGGCGTCAGCATCGCCACCGCCAAGCTGTCGGCCTTCGCCATCTCGGCTTTCATCGCCGGCATTTCCGGCGGCCTGCTCGCCGGCTATCTCGGCACGCTGGTCTCGGAAAACTTTGGCATGATGCAATCGCTGTCGCTCTATGCGGTGGCGGTCATGACCGGCGCGCATTTCGCCGAGGGCGCGATCATCGGCGGCTTGCTGGTGGTGATGTTCCCGGAAATCCTGCGCCGGCTCGATCTGCCGCAGGATATCGGCAATGTGCTGTTCGCCATCGGCGCCACGCAGGCGCTGTCGACGGGCGAGACGATGAGCGAGACTTTTCGCCGGCAGTTGCGCAAGCTGATGCCGGCACGCGTCAGGGCGGCCGCCTCGGCGCCGGCAAGCGATTTGCCGAGCCCGGTCAGCCGTGCCGCTGGTCCGGCGCTCAGCATTGACAAGCTCACCGTGCGCTATGGCAGCGTGGTGGCGCTCGACGGCGTCAGCCTGACGGTCGCCGCCGGCACGGTCGCCGGGCTGATCGGCCCGAATGGCGCGGGCAAGTCGACCTTCATCGACGCCGTCGCCGGCTTCCTGTCGAGCTATGAGGGCAGCATCCGGCTGGGCGGCAAGCCGCTCGAAGGCATGCCGGCGCATCTGCGTGCTCGCGCCGGCTTGCGCCGCACCTGGCAGACCAACCGCATCGCACCGGAACTCACCGTCGGCGGCTATCTGGCGCTCGCGGCCAAGGGCCTGTCGGCGAGCGAGACCCGGGCGATCCTCGGCTGGCTCGATTGTCCCGATCCAGACACGCTGGTGGTCTCGGTCGATGCCGGTACAAGGCGACTGCTCGACGTTGCCGGCGTGGTGGCGGCACGGCCGGCGGTGGTGCTGCTCGATGAGCCTGCCGCCGGCCAGTCGCATGAGGAGAGCGTGCGGTTGGGGCAGCGCATCGCCGAAATCCCAAAACTGTTCGGCTCGGCGGTGCTTCTGGTCGAGCACGACATGGATCTGGTGCGGGCGGTGTGCTCCGAGGTCACCGTACTCGATTTCGGTCGTGTCATTGCCTCCGGGCCGCCGGCCAAGGTGCTCGACCAGGGTTCGGTGAAGAAGGCCTATCTCGGGATCGAGGAAGAGAGCGTGGCGGCATGA
- a CDS encoding ABC transporter ATP-binding protein — MSKLVVSNLSINRAELPVVSSLDIAVESGAISVVLGANGAGKTTLLEGLSGIIPVAGGSIEIDGREIQKARPGVRSREGLAHVEQGRTVFRQLTTEENLRVSLHSGSDLAEAYALFPELLQRRTVKASLLSGGEQQMLVIARALLTRPKVLLIDEMSAGLAPVIVTRLMSAVRKLADNGLAVLLVEQFAALALSIGNRAYVMRRGRVVHDGDCLKLLKSPDELHRLYLGG; from the coding sequence ATGAGCAAGCTCGTCGTTTCCAACCTGTCGATCAACCGCGCCGAATTGCCCGTCGTGTCGTCGCTCGATATTGCGGTCGAAAGCGGCGCCATCAGCGTCGTGCTCGGCGCCAATGGTGCGGGCAAGACAACGCTGCTCGAAGGCTTGTCGGGCATCATCCCGGTTGCCGGCGGCTCGATCGAAATCGATGGCCGCGAGATCCAGAAGGCGCGGCCGGGCGTGCGCTCGCGCGAAGGCCTCGCTCATGTCGAGCAGGGCCGCACCGTGTTCAGGCAGCTCACCACGGAGGAGAATCTTCGGGTGAGCCTGCACTCGGGTTCGGACTTGGCCGAGGCCTATGCGCTGTTTCCCGAACTGTTGCAGCGCCGGACGGTGAAGGCGAGCCTCTTGTCGGGCGGCGAGCAGCAGATGCTGGTCATTGCTCGTGCACTGCTGACGCGGCCCAAGGTGCTTTTGATCGACGAGATGTCGGCTGGCCTGGCGCCGGTCATCGTGACGCGGCTGATGAGCGCGGTGCGCAAGCTTGCAGACAATGGGCTCGCGGTGCTGCTGGTCGAGCAGTTTGCCGCACTCGCATTGTCGATCGGCAACCGCGCCTATGTCATGCGGCGCGGCCGCGTCGTCCATGACGGCGATTGCCTGAAGCTGCTGAAATCGCCTGACGAACTGCACCGGCTCTATCTCGGGGGATAG
- a CDS encoding dipeptide ABC transporter ATP-binding protein codes for MSSVLNVEHLSVSYRGARSILRAVDDISLEIGQGEALGLVGESGSGKSSVALAVLRYLPNHARVEAAQLAFENREIRDLSTNELRRLRGDRIAAVYQHPGSALNPSMTIGGQITETILRHRPMHHDDASARAAQLLGRVRVANPERVLQLYPHELSGGMQQRANIAIAIALDPSLLVMDEPTTALDASVQSEIIAILDDLRREHRTSILLISHDINLIRRSCDRVSVMQAGSIVETGAATDVFDNPRHAYTKALVAAIPTLNRTKRDGRLAEDASPIDLTSDAPAVESEENALPARQRDIAVSCRGIKQSFGGQPVLHGIDLDIASGETYGLIGESGSGKSTLARIVTGLQPPTAGTVELFGKTVAPLVERRHHSERRDVQMVFQSPDRTLNPRQRISRILGRPLRRLAGLPRRAVPQRVGDLLASVRLARTTAEQKPGTLSGGQRQRTAIARAFAGLPRLVVLDEPTSALDVSVQATVLNLLNDLQRKQDTAYLFISHDLRVVRYMADRIGVLYRGRLVETGSSDQIFAGPNHPYTQMLLAASSNDGQAATLAEAQPVIEAAPGGCAFAGRCPLADAGCLKAEPVAQEVEAGHFIACWKRAA; via the coding sequence ATGTCTTCGGTTCTAAACGTCGAGCACCTCTCCGTGTCCTACCGGGGTGCCAGAAGCATCCTTCGCGCGGTCGATGACATCTCGCTTGAGATCGGCCAGGGTGAAGCGCTCGGGTTGGTTGGCGAGTCCGGCTCGGGCAAAAGCTCGGTGGCGCTGGCGGTGCTGCGCTACCTGCCCAACCATGCCCGCGTCGAAGCCGCGCAACTGGCCTTCGAGAACCGCGAGATCCGCGACCTCTCGACCAACGAACTGCGCCGGCTGCGCGGCGACCGCATCGCCGCCGTCTACCAGCATCCGGGCTCGGCGCTGAACCCGAGCATGACCATTGGCGGCCAGATCACCGAGACGATCCTGCGCCACCGCCCGATGCATCACGACGATGCGTCCGCGCGCGCGGCACAACTGCTCGGCCGCGTCCGCGTCGCCAACCCGGAACGAGTGTTACAGCTTTATCCGCACGAATTGTCGGGCGGCATGCAGCAGCGCGCCAACATCGCCATTGCCATCGCGCTCGACCCGTCGCTGCTGGTGATGGACGAGCCGACCACGGCGCTCGATGCCAGCGTGCAATCCGAAATCATCGCCATCCTCGACGATCTGCGCCGCGAGCACCGCACCTCGATCCTTTTGATCAGCCACGACATCAACCTGATCCGCCGCTCCTGCGACCGGGTCTCGGTGATGCAGGCGGGCTCGATTGTCGAAACCGGCGCCGCCACAGATGTGTTCGACAATCCGCGCCACGCCTACACAAAGGCGCTGGTCGCCGCCATTCCGACGCTCAACCGCACCAAGCGCGACGGCAGGCTGGCCGAGGATGCGAGCCCCATCGACCTCACTTCGGACGCGCCCGCCGTCGAGAGCGAGGAGAACGCCCTGCCCGCGCGGCAGCGCGACATCGCCGTCTCGTGCCGGGGCATCAAACAATCCTTTGGCGGCCAGCCGGTGCTGCACGGCATCGACCTCGACATCGCCAGCGGCGAGACCTATGGGCTGATCGGCGAGTCCGGCTCCGGAAAGTCGACGCTGGCCCGCATCGTCACCGGCCTGCAGCCGCCGACCGCGGGTACGGTCGAGCTGTTCGGCAAGACGGTCGCACCGCTGGTCGAGCGGCGCCACCACAGCGAACGGCGCGACGTGCAGATGGTGTTCCAGTCGCCGGACCGTACGCTCAACCCGCGCCAGCGCATAAGCCGCATCCTCGGCCGCCCGCTGCGGCGGCTGGCCGGCCTGCCGCGCCGCGCGGTGCCGCAGCGCGTCGGCGACCTCTTGGCCTCGGTCCGGCTCGCGCGCACAACGGCTGAGCAGAAGCCCGGAACGCTGTCCGGCGGCCAGCGCCAGCGCACGGCCATCGCGCGTGCCTTCGCCGGCCTGCCGAGGCTGGTCGTGCTGGACGAGCCGACCTCGGCGCTCGACGTCTCGGTGCAGGCGACGGTGCTCAACCTGCTCAACGATCTCCAGCGCAAGCAGGACACCGCCTACCTCTTCATCAGCCATGATCTGAGGGTCGTGCGCTACATGGCCGACCGCATCGGCGTGCTCTATCGCGGCCGCCTGGTCGAGACCGGTTCCTCCGACCAGATCTTTGCCGGCCCCAACCACCCCTACACGCAGATGCTGCTTGCCGCGTCCTCGAACGATGGGCAGGCCGCGACCCTGGCCGAAGCGCAACCCGTCATCGAAGCCGCCCCCGGCGGCTGCGCCTTCGCCGGCCGTTGCCCCCTGGCTGACGCCGGCTGCCTCAAGGCCGAACCAGTCGCCCAGGAGGTTGAAGCCGGCCATTTCATCGCCTGCTGGAAACGCGCTGCCTGA
- a CDS encoding LLM class flavin-dependent oxidoreductase: protein MSHMILSAFFFNPQGDHRMSWRHPRAPGREVLDFDYYRELVQAAERARIDTIFVADHVSIWDSVKSGVAHYANARLEPLTLLSALAGVTRHIGLITTASSSYSEPYNVARMFASLDHISKGRASWNVVTSAMDEEARNFGRDGNIEHAFRYERAGEFLDIVKALWDSWEDESLLIDKETGYFADPDKVHPIEHKGKHFKVRGPLNVSRPPQGHPLIVQAGSSEDGKNFATAQADAHFAIYSTREDGIKYRQDINDRLARHGRRPESFKILPGILPIVAASEAEGRDKQEYLQSLLPDQVGIDLLSSWSGLDLAAYPPDGPLPALPDESTFNGGRTSLNRVKQWSKQNLSLREIARKLANSGSVPTVAGTPKQIADQLEDWFVAGAADGFNLMFPLLPEDWVNFAEQVVPELQRRGLVPTEYAPGTLRDRFGLARPANRFAEQRANARAVS, encoded by the coding sequence ATGTCGCACATGATCCTCAGCGCGTTCTTCTTCAACCCGCAGGGCGACCACCGCATGTCGTGGCGCCATCCTCGTGCGCCGGGGCGGGAAGTGCTCGATTTCGACTATTACCGCGAGCTGGTGCAGGCGGCCGAGCGGGCCAGGATCGACACCATCTTCGTCGCCGACCACGTGTCGATCTGGGATTCGGTCAAGAGCGGCGTCGCGCACTACGCCAATGCCCGCCTCGAGCCGCTGACGCTGTTGTCGGCGCTGGCCGGCGTGACCAGGCATATCGGCCTCATCACCACGGCGTCGAGCTCCTACAGCGAGCCCTACAATGTGGCGCGCATGTTCGCCTCGCTTGACCATATCAGCAAGGGCAGGGCGTCGTGGAACGTCGTCACCTCGGCGATGGACGAGGAGGCGCGCAATTTCGGCCGCGACGGCAATATCGAACACGCCTTCCGCTATGAGCGGGCCGGCGAGTTCCTCGATATCGTCAAGGCGCTGTGGGACAGCTGGGAAGACGAGTCGCTCCTGATCGACAAGGAGACGGGCTATTTCGCCGACCCCGACAAGGTCCATCCGATCGAGCACAAGGGCAAGCATTTCAAGGTGCGCGGGCCGCTCAACGTGTCGCGGCCGCCGCAGGGCCATCCGCTGATCGTCCAGGCAGGCTCGTCCGAGGACGGCAAGAATTTTGCGACTGCCCAGGCCGATGCGCATTTCGCCATCTACAGCACCAGGGAAGACGGCATCAAATATCGGCAGGACATCAACGACCGGCTGGCGCGCCACGGCAGGCGGCCGGAGAGCTTCAAGATCCTGCCCGGCATCCTGCCGATCGTTGCCGCCTCCGAAGCCGAAGGCCGCGACAAGCAGGAGTATCTGCAAAGCCTGCTTCCCGACCAGGTCGGCATCGACCTGTTGTCGAGCTGGAGCGGTCTCGACCTCGCGGCCTATCCGCCCGATGGCCCGCTGCCGGCGCTGCCCGACGAGAGCACCTTCAATGGCGGGCGCACCTCGCTCAACCGCGTCAAGCAATGGTCGAAGCAGAATCTCAGCCTGCGCGAGATCGCCCGCAAGCTCGCCAACAGCGGCTCGGTGCCGACGGTTGCGGGCACGCCGAAGCAGATCGCCGACCAGCTCGAAGACTGGTTCGTCGCCGGTGCCGCCGACGGCTTCAACCTGATGTTCCCGCTGCTGCCGGAAGACTGGGTGAATTTCGCCGAGCAAGTGGTGCCGGAACTGCAGCGCCGCGGCCTGGTCCCGACCGAATACGCACCCGGCACCTTGCGCGACCGCTTCGGGCTTGCCCGCCCCGCCAACCGCTTTGCCGAGCAGCGCGCCAATGCGCGCGCCGTCTCGTGA
- a CDS encoding DUF427 domain-containing protein, with protein MTAAPNLQPREATAPRLINVLHSPKRIRVKFGGRTIADSRNVLVLRSNHFLPIYFFPASSVDASVLKPSLHKEPHAVGGETAYWDIDSGDKRAANAAWSFTAPPDENLAPLAGRIAFTWKAVDQWFEEEEEVFVHARDPYARIDVLQSSSHVQVWFDGEIIADSKRPVLLFETHLPTRFYLPQEDIRLERLTASSSTTRCPYKGIASYWSGLLNDGSVRPDIAWSYRDPIDEMPRIKGLIAFYPQAVDRIHLDGQPA; from the coding sequence ATGACCGCCGCGCCAAATCTCCAGCCCCGTGAAGCCACCGCTCCGCGTCTGATCAACGTGCTGCACAGCCCCAAGCGCATCCGCGTCAAATTCGGCGGCCGCACAATTGCCGACAGCCGCAATGTGCTGGTGCTGCGCTCCAACCATTTCCTGCCGATCTATTTCTTCCCGGCGTCCTCGGTCGATGCGTCGGTGCTGAAGCCGTCGCTGCATAAGGAGCCGCACGCCGTCGGCGGCGAGACCGCCTATTGGGACATCGACAGCGGCGACAAGCGCGCCGCCAACGCGGCGTGGTCGTTCACGGCACCGCCGGATGAAAATCTGGCGCCGCTGGCCGGCCGCATCGCCTTCACCTGGAAGGCGGTCGACCAATGGTTCGAGGAGGAAGAGGAAGTCTTCGTCCACGCCCGCGATCCCTATGCGCGCATCGACGTGCTGCAAAGCTCGAGCCATGTGCAGGTCTGGTTCGACGGCGAGATCATCGCCGACAGCAAGCGCCCGGTGCTGCTGTTCGAGACCCATCTGCCGACGCGTTTCTACTTGCCTCAAGAGGATATCAGGCTGGAGCGGCTGACGGCGTCCAGTTCGACGACGCGATGTCCCTACAAGGGCATCGCCTCCTACTGGTCGGGTCTGTTGAACGACGGTTCGGTTCGTCCCGACATCGCCTGGAGCTACCGCGACCCGATCGACGAAATGCCTAGGATCAAAGGCCTGATCGCCTTTTATCCGCAAGCGGTCGACCGCATCCATCTCGACGGCCAGCCGGCCTGA